The Lycium ferocissimum isolate CSIRO_LF1 chromosome 10, AGI_CSIRO_Lferr_CH_V1, whole genome shotgun sequence genome window below encodes:
- the LOC132034758 gene encoding uncharacterized protein LOC132034758, which translates to MMILSYIPQNDTTLKLQYNNNNLFVATLKLKLQYNNNNNLFTATLKLKLQYNNNNNLFTATLKLKLQYYYYNNNNLFIANLKLKIQYNDDDDDDDDNNNNNLFIAALKHKLQYNHNNLFVATLKLKLQYNHNNLFVATLKLKLQYNHNNLFTATLKLKLQYNNNNNLFTATLKLKLQYYNNNNNNNNNLFIATLKLKLQYNNKNNLFIAILKLKLKYILKF; encoded by the exons ATGATGATACTGTCATATATACCCCAAAATGACACAACG CTTAAActccaatacaacaacaacaacctcttCGTTGCTACTCTAAAGCTTAAActccaatacaacaacaacaacaatctctTCACTGCTACTCTAAAGCTTAAActccaatacaacaacaacaacaatctctTCACTGCTACTCTAAAGCTTAAACTCCAATActactactacaacaacaacaatctctTCATTGCTAATCTAAAGCTTAAAATCCAATACAACGACGACGACGACGACGAcgatgacaacaacaacaataatctcTTCATTGCTGCTCTAAAGCATAAACTCCAATACAACCACAACAACCTCTTCGTTGCTACTCTAAAGCTTAAACTCCAATACAACCACAACAACCTCTTCGTTGCTACTCTAAAGCTTAAACTCCAATACAACCACAACAACCTCTTCACTGCTACTCTAAAGCTTAAActccaatacaacaacaacaacaatctctTCACTGCTACTCTAAAGCTTAAACTCcaatactacaacaacaacaacaacaacaacaacaatctctTCATTGCTACTCTAAAGCTTAAActccaatacaacaacaaaaacaatctCTTCATTGCTATTCTAAAGCTTAAACTCAAATATATTCTAAAATTCTAA